From one Desulfurobacterium pacificum genomic stretch:
- the ilvB gene encoding biosynthetic-type acetolactate synthase large subunit has product MKLSGAEILLRALELEGVDKIFGYPGGAVLDIYDRLPFSPIKHYLTRHEQGAAHAADGYARVTGKVGVCFATSGPGATNLVTGLATAQIDSVPVVAFTGNVPTFMIGNDAFQEVDTVGITRPITKHNFLVKDVKDLADTVKKAFYIAKTGRPGVVLVDLPKDVTREIADFFEEEYKSPVQIRSYKPVLKGHPGQIKKAAKAIASSERPVLYIGGGVVSSGAADLVVKLAEVANIPMTATLMGLTAVPGNHPFFLGMLGMHGTYAANMAVTECDLLIAVGARFDDRVTGRLADFAPNAKVIHIDIDSAEIGKNKAVDIPIVGDAKLVLEELLPEVEKQVAKNREFYAVREKWILKVRSWADRYPLWYEPSEVSIKPQFVIQKIYEVTKGEAIITTDVGQHQMWVAQYYRFKFPRQLVTSGGLGTMGFGVPAAIGAKIGRPDKTVFCISGDGSFQMNMQEIVTAVQHNVPIKVAILNNGFLGMVRQWQGIFYDKNYSQVHMDVQPDFVKLTEAMGGVGFRVEKPQDVETVLKEAMLINDRPVVIDFVVDREEDVFPMVPPGGALHEMILPSYGKKKAKKAV; this is encoded by the coding sequence GAGCACTGGAGTTAGAGGGAGTCGACAAGATATTCGGTTATCCCGGTGGAGCAGTCCTTGACATTTACGATAGATTGCCATTTTCACCGATAAAGCACTACTTAACAAGACACGAACAGGGGGCAGCCCACGCAGCAGACGGATACGCAAGAGTTACAGGAAAAGTAGGCGTATGCTTTGCAACTTCAGGTCCGGGAGCAACGAACTTAGTAACGGGATTGGCAACGGCACAGATAGATTCTGTTCCTGTTGTTGCGTTTACAGGTAACGTCCCGACTTTTATGATAGGAAACGATGCATTCCAGGAAGTTGATACGGTAGGAATAACGCGCCCTATTACAAAGCACAACTTTTTGGTAAAGGATGTAAAAGACTTAGCAGATACGGTTAAAAAGGCATTTTACATAGCAAAAACAGGAAGGCCGGGCGTTGTTTTAGTTGACCTTCCAAAAGACGTTACAAGAGAAATTGCAGACTTCTTTGAAGAAGAATACAAGTCGCCGGTTCAGATAAGAAGCTACAAACCAGTTTTAAAGGGACATCCCGGACAGATTAAAAAGGCTGCAAAGGCAATAGCTTCTTCTGAAAGACCGGTTCTTTATATCGGCGGGGGCGTCGTATCTTCCGGTGCAGCAGACCTTGTAGTGAAGCTTGCCGAAGTTGCAAACATTCCCATGACCGCAACGTTGATGGGATTAACGGCAGTTCCCGGCAATCACCCGTTCTTTTTAGGAATGTTGGGAATGCACGGCACCTACGCCGCCAATATGGCAGTTACGGAGTGTGACCTTCTAATAGCCGTGGGTGCGCGCTTTGACGATAGAGTAACGGGTAGATTAGCCGACTTTGCACCAAACGCAAAGGTTATCCACATTGACATTGACAGCGCAGAAATCGGAAAAAACAAAGCCGTTGACATACCGATAGTTGGAGATGCTAAGTTAGTTTTAGAGGAGCTTCTACCTGAAGTAGAAAAGCAGGTTGCCAAAAACAGAGAGTTCTACGCGGTAAGGGAGAAGTGGATATTAAAGGTAAGAAGTTGGGCTGACAGGTATCCGCTGTGGTATGAGCCAAGCGAAGTTTCTATAAAGCCTCAGTTTGTTATCCAGAAAATTTATGAAGTGACAAAAGGTGAAGCGATAATAACTACAGACGTTGGACAGCACCAGATGTGGGTTGCTCAGTATTACAGGTTTAAGTTTCCTCGTCAGTTAGTTACTTCCGGCGGTTTGGGAACAATGGGATTTGGCGTTCCTGCTGCAATTGGCGCAAAGATAGGAAGACCGGACAAAACGGTATTCTGCATCTCCGGTGACGGTTCGTTCCAGATGAACATGCAGGAAATAGTAACTGCCGTTCAGCACAACGTTCCGATAAAGGTTGCGATTTTGAACAACGGATTTTTAGGAATGGTTAGGCAGTGGCAGGGGATTTTCTACGACAAGAACTACTCTCAAGTCCACATGGACGTTCAACCAGATTTTGTCAAACTCACCGAAGCAATGGGTGGTGTAGGGTTCCGAGTAGAGAAACCGCAGGACGTTGAAACAGTTCTAAAAGAAGCGATGCTTATAAATGACAGACCCGTTGTAATAGATTTCGTCGTTGACAGGGAAGAAGACGTATTCCCGATGGTTCCACCGGGCGGTGCGCTCCACGAGATGATTCTTCCCTCATACGGAAAGAAAAAGGCTAAAAAGGCAGTGTAG
- the ilvN gene encoding acetolactate synthase small subunit, translating to MERPQHRKHVISVLVENQPGALARIIELFSSRGYNIESLNVGHTEDPSISRITMVAKGDEHTIEQIVKQLRRIIDVFKVRDLTDKKKLDRELLVVRINVDSNEKKEEAKRLVEIFGAQIVDISHDTYTIELTGDEAQVDAFLELIKPLGIREMARTGRVAMVRALQGDTFSDKREF from the coding sequence ATGGAAAGACCCCAGCATAGAAAGCACGTTATCAGCGTGCTGGTAGAAAACCAACCAGGTGCACTGGCAAGAATAATAGAGCTTTTTAGCTCCAGAGGTTACAACATAGAAAGTTTAAACGTAGGACACACAGAAGACCCGAGCATCTCAAGAATAACGATGGTAGCCAAAGGCGACGAACACACGATAGAACAGATAGTCAAGCAGTTAAGAAGAATAATTGATGTGTTCAAAGTAAGAGACTTAACTGACAAAAAGAAGTTGGACAGAGAACTCTTGGTTGTAAGGATAAACGTTGACTCAAACGAAAAGAAGGAAGAAGCAAAAAGGTTAGTTGAAATATTTGGCGCACAAATAGTTGACATTTCCCACGATACCTACACAATAGAGCTAACCGGTGATGAAGCACAGGTTGACGCATTTTTGGAGCTGATAAAACCTTTAGGAATCAGAGAAATGGCGAGAACCGGCAGGGTTGCAATGGTTAGAGCCCTTCAGGGTGATACTTTTAGCGATAAAAGAGAATTCTAA
- the ilvC gene encoding ketol-acid reductoisomerase, with product MAKVYYDQDASLEFIKDKTVAILGYGSQGHAHALNLRDSGVNVIIGLRPGRSFEKAKADGFEVLPPDEATKKADIVMFLLPDPVQKKVYEDAVKPNLEPGMALAFAHGFNIHFNQIVPPADVDVFMVAPKGPGHLVRWTYLEGAGVPALVAVHQDATGKAKDVALAYAKGIGATRAGVIETTFKEETETDLFGEQVVLCGGVSALIKAGFETLIEAGYQPEVAYFECLHELKLIVDLIYQHGLAGMRYSISDTAEYGDYTRGPRVIDERVKENMKKILKEIQTGEFAREFVLEAQANYPVLNAHRKMEAEHPIEKVGKKLREMMPFLKEQKKELK from the coding sequence ATGGCAAAAGTTTACTACGACCAGGATGCAAGCCTGGAATTCATTAAAGACAAAACAGTGGCAATCTTAGGTTATGGAAGCCAGGGACACGCTCACGCTCTTAACTTGAGAGACAGCGGAGTAAACGTAATCATAGGTTTAAGACCTGGAAGGTCTTTTGAGAAGGCAAAAGCTGATGGCTTTGAAGTTCTACCACCTGACGAAGCAACGAAAAAAGCCGACATCGTTATGTTTCTCCTTCCTGACCCTGTTCAAAAGAAGGTTTACGAGGATGCTGTAAAACCAAACCTTGAGCCTGGAATGGCTTTAGCTTTCGCTCACGGATTTAACATCCACTTCAACCAGATAGTTCCACCGGCCGATGTTGACGTTTTCATGGTAGCTCCTAAAGGTCCAGGACACTTGGTAAGGTGGACTTACTTAGAAGGCGCAGGCGTTCCCGCATTGGTTGCCGTTCACCAGGACGCAACAGGTAAGGCAAAAGACGTAGCTTTAGCATACGCGAAAGGAATCGGCGCAACGAGAGCTGGCGTTATTGAAACAACGTTCAAGGAAGAAACAGAAACAGACCTATTCGGTGAGCAGGTGGTTCTCTGCGGTGGCGTATCCGCACTCATCAAGGCAGGATTTGAAACTTTAATAGAAGCTGGCTATCAGCCTGAAGTTGCTTACTTTGAGTGCCTCCACGAATTAAAGCTTATCGTTGACCTCATCTATCAGCACGGACTTGCAGGAATGAGATATTCCATTTCTGATACTGCCGAGTATGGAGATTACACGAGAGGTCCAAGAGTTATAGATGAAAGAGTTAAGGAAAACATGAAGAAGATACTTAAAGAAATTCAAACGGGCGAATTTGCAAGAGAGTTTGTGCTTGAAGCTCAGGCTAACTACCCAGTTCTTAACGCCCACAGAAAGATGGAAGCAGAACATCCGATTGAAAAGGTTGGTAAAAAATTAAGAGAAATGATGCCCTTCCTGAAAGAGCAGAAGAAAGAGCTCAAGTAA
- a CDS encoding SPOR domain-containing protein, which yields MTRVLFLTLFLLCLFVNVSIAVVKHPKPGHRYFTIQFASPTKIETAKKIYKKLKEVPFLRIVKADGHYRVRGGFFSSLKEAEEFINSHEKLKKSPHYITLTVYDPSVVVYGFGSSNSTEEKVSSNATQISALSSEVVKLPIPEENESASLNSTNTTSSNATNNITENTTSNVTATVSENNVVKVENETNVRTNATVFSLSKEQEKEFLPPKVKEKPSVKKRGKKTFYYYYVLLVLGAVFLLLVLFLAKRRKSGGVDFEVYIGKLLEEEDYDKIIEVLVPYLKREPEDTFALKALAEAMEKKGRILETVALYRELAEVLRKKDFVVLAEEFEKKAEKLSEEAFK from the coding sequence ATGACGCGGGTTTTGTTTTTAACTTTGTTTTTGTTGTGTCTTTTTGTAAACGTTTCTATTGCTGTAGTTAAGCATCCAAAGCCTGGACACCGTTACTTTACGATACAGTTTGCATCTCCTACTAAGATTGAAACGGCTAAAAAAATTTATAAAAAGCTGAAAGAGGTGCCTTTTCTAAGGATTGTAAAAGCGGATGGGCATTATAGGGTGAGGGGGGGATTTTTTTCATCACTCAAAGAAGCTGAAGAATTTATAAACTCTCATGAAAAGCTTAAAAAATCCCCTCACTACATCACCCTCACCGTTTACGACCCATCTGTGGTTGTTTACGGCTTTGGCAGTTCTAATTCCACAGAAGAGAAAGTTTCTTCTAATGCTACACAAATTTCAGCACTTAGTTCAGAAGTTGTTAAACTTCCTATTCCTGAGGAAAATGAAAGTGCTTCTTTAAATTCTACAAATACTACCAGCAGTAATGCTACTAATAACATTACAGAGAATACTACAAGTAATGTTACTGCTACTGTTTCAGAAAACAACGTTGTGAAAGTAGAAAATGAAACCAATGTAAGAACCAATGCTACTGTTTTTTCTCTATCAAAGGAACAGGAAAAAGAGTTTTTACCGCCTAAAGTTAAAGAAAAACCTTCTGTGAAAAAGCGTGGTAAGAAAACCTTTTACTACTATTACGTTTTGCTTGTTTTAGGGGCGGTATTTTTACTTTTGGTTCTGTTTTTGGCTAAAAGAAGAAAAAGTGGTGGGGTGGATTTTGAAGTTTATATAGGAAAGCTTTTAGAAGAAGAGGATTACGACAAAATAATAGAAGTTTTAGTTCCCTACCTTAAAAGAGAACCAGAAGACACGTTTGCTCTGAAAGCTCTTGCAGAAGCCATGGAAAAGAAGGGAAGAATCCTTGAGACAGTTGCTCTTTACAGAGAATTGGCAGAAGTTCTCAGGAAAAAAGATTTTGTCGTTTTAGCTGAAGAATTTGAAAAGAAGGCAGAAAAACTATCTGAAGAAGCTTTTAAGTAG
- the cysE gene encoding serine O-acetyltransferase, whose product MFNRIKEDIRTVFERDPAARSLIEVLLCYPGLHAIWFHRVAHWFWNKNLKLIARLISHLSRWITGIEIHPGAKIGKRFFIDHGMGVVIGETTEIGDDVTLYHQVTLGGTSTKKGKRHPTIGNNVVIGAGAKVLGPITIGDNCKIGANSVVIKDVPPNSTVVGIPGKVVRREGVKPTKVDLEHGRLPDPVMESLKQMLDIIHDLELEVKTLKKEIKK is encoded by the coding sequence ATGTTTAATAGAATTAAAGAAGATATTAGAACAGTATTTGAAAGAGACCCGGCAGCGAGGAGTTTAATAGAAGTTTTGTTGTGTTATCCAGGTCTTCACGCTATTTGGTTTCATAGAGTTGCCCATTGGTTCTGGAATAAGAATTTGAAATTGATAGCGAGATTGATTTCTCACCTTTCCCGATGGATAACTGGAATAGAAATACATCCGGGAGCTAAAATCGGCAAAAGGTTTTTTATTGACCACGGAATGGGCGTTGTTATAGGTGAAACTACGGAGATAGGGGATGATGTGACGCTTTATCATCAGGTAACGTTAGGGGGAACGAGTACAAAAAAAGGGAAAAGGCATCCTACTATAGGTAATAACGTTGTTATAGGTGCTGGAGCTAAAGTTTTAGGACCTATCACGATTGGTGATAACTGTAAAATAGGGGCTAATTCCGTTGTTATAAAGGATGTTCCTCCAAACTCTACTGTTGTTGGTATTCCTGGTAAAGTGGTAAGAAGGGAGGGAGTAAAACCGACGAAAGTTGACCTTGAACACGGCAGGCTCCCCGACCCTGTTATGGAGTCTTTGAAGCAGATGCTTGATATAATTCACGACTTAGAGCTTGAGGTTAAGACGTTGAAGAAGGAAATAAAAAAATGA
- a CDS encoding ArsR/SmtB family transcription factor produces the protein MEKMCQKRYEKYNECARIFEVLANPIRIGIIVSLAERPKKPKEIREELGVPQPLLSQHAAILKEMGIIEKVDRFNVKSECRLKDKKVLDILKCAGVEIT, from the coding sequence ATGGAAAAAATGTGCCAAAAACGCTACGAAAAGTATAACGAATGCGCCAGAATCTTCGAAGTGCTGGCAAACCCCATCAGAATAGGAATCATCGTCTCGCTGGCGGAAAGACCCAAAAAACCGAAGGAAATTAGAGAAGAGTTGGGCGTTCCTCAACCGCTCCTTTCCCAGCATGCAGCCATCTTAAAAGAGATGGGAATAATAGAAAAAGTTGACCGTTTCAACGTTAAATCTGAGTGTCGCCTTAAAGACAAAAAAGTTCTTGATATCCTCAAATGCGCCGGCGTAGAAATCACCTAA
- the mraY gene encoding phospho-N-acetylmuramoyl-pentapeptide-transferase — translation MFYFLFYKLLGIVLFKYITFRSIYASITAIVVGFLLYPWFEEKLKNLQFKQKIKEYLPETHKKKNVPTMGGLLIITSLILSIFLWNNLENLFVWLVVFVLVSFGAIGFVDDYIKSKKGNPEGLSERKKFFFQLIFASVVAVVLYKTGFSTELYFPIFKNLHFNLGWLFIPWVVFIIVGASNAVNLTDGLDGLAIGPVITTSFVFLVFSYVAGNAKLSSYLHIPHVPGAGELTIVCAAVIGASLAFLWFNTYPAEVFMGDVGSLSLGALLGTIAVLTKEEFILAIAGGIFVLETLSVIVQRFYFKYTKRKYGEGRRIFRMAPLHHHFEKKGWEEPKITVRFWIISVMLALLALSMLKIR, via the coding sequence ATGTTCTATTTCCTTTTCTATAAGCTTTTAGGGATTGTCCTTTTTAAGTACATAACTTTTAGGAGCATTTATGCGTCTATAACAGCTATTGTCGTTGGTTTTTTGCTCTATCCCTGGTTTGAGGAGAAGCTGAAGAACCTCCAATTTAAACAGAAGATAAAGGAATACCTTCCCGAAACTCACAAGAAGAAAAACGTTCCAACGATGGGTGGTTTGTTAATCATTACCTCCTTAATTCTTTCCATATTTTTGTGGAATAACCTTGAGAACTTGTTTGTCTGGCTGGTCGTTTTCGTTCTGGTGTCCTTCGGAGCTATCGGTTTTGTAGATGATTATATAAAGTCTAAGAAGGGCAATCCTGAAGGTCTTTCCGAAAGAAAGAAGTTCTTCTTTCAGCTAATTTTTGCTTCTGTTGTTGCTGTTGTGCTTTATAAGACGGGATTTTCTACGGAGCTTTACTTTCCAATTTTTAAAAACCTGCATTTTAACTTAGGGTGGTTATTTATTCCTTGGGTTGTTTTTATTATCGTTGGTGCTTCTAATGCTGTTAACCTTACCGATGGGCTTGACGGTTTGGCAATAGGTCCTGTTATTACTACATCGTTTGTATTTTTAGTCTTTTCTTACGTTGCCGGTAATGCCAAGCTTTCTTCTTACCTTCACATTCCGCACGTTCCGGGTGCTGGAGAGTTGACGATAGTCTGTGCGGCTGTTATAGGTGCTTCGTTGGCATTTTTGTGGTTTAACACTTATCCTGCTGAAGTTTTTATGGGGGATGTAGGGTCGCTTTCTTTGGGAGCGTTGTTAGGGACTATTGCAGTTTTGACTAAAGAGGAGTTTATTTTGGCGATTGCAGGGGGGATTTTTGTTTTAGAAACGCTTTCTGTGATTGTTCAAAGGTTTTACTTTAAATATACTAAGCGAAAGTATGGAGAGGGGAGGAGGATTTTTAGGATGGCTCCTCTCCACCACCATTTTGAAAAGAAGGGGTGGGAGGAACCTAAGATTACTGTTAGGTTCTGGATTATTTCGGTGATGCTGGCACTTTTAGCTTTGAGTATGTTGAAGATTAGGTGA
- a CDS encoding ABC transporter permease → MDRFLSFLKGLYRKNSLAAYSFVFLLFLYFIAVFADFIAPYPYDVQFRHYPYHPPTPIHFFDREGHFHLRPFVYGHKLVDPVTKTYTVDYSKVYPVEFFVKGEPHYLLGFIKTDIHLFGAGNGGHIFLFGTDRLGRDIFSRLVYGTRISLSVGLIGVAISFTLGLFIGAVAGYFGGIVDNVIMRLVEILMAFPAFYLMLALRSMFPVDMPSYLTFIIIVAILSLIGWTGLSRVIRGMVLSIRENDYVKAARVLGGSHLYVIRKHVIPSTLSYVIIAATLSIPGYILGEAALSLIGLGIQEPYPSWGNMLSEANNVYVLSAHPWVLSAGVAISLVIIAFNLLGDGLRDYFDVKMER, encoded by the coding sequence TTGGATAGATTTTTGTCTTTTTTGAAGGGTTTATATCGGAAAAACTCTCTTGCAGCTTACTCCTTTGTCTTTCTGCTTTTCTTATATTTTATTGCTGTTTTTGCCGATTTTATAGCTCCTTACCCTTATGACGTTCAGTTCAGACATTACCCTTACCATCCTCCAACGCCCATACATTTTTTTGACAGAGAAGGGCATTTTCACCTGCGCCCCTTTGTTTACGGTCATAAGTTGGTTGACCCCGTTACCAAAACTTACACGGTTGATTATTCTAAGGTTTATCCTGTTGAATTTTTCGTTAAAGGAGAACCTCATTACCTGTTAGGGTTTATAAAAACCGATATTCACCTGTTTGGTGCTGGAAATGGCGGTCATATTTTTCTTTTCGGAACGGACAGGCTCGGCAGGGATATTTTTTCAAGGCTCGTTTACGGGACGAGGATTTCTCTTAGTGTTGGACTTATTGGTGTTGCTATCTCTTTTACTTTGGGGCTTTTTATCGGGGCAGTTGCAGGTTATTTTGGTGGGATTGTTGATAACGTTATAATGAGACTGGTTGAAATCTTGATGGCGTTTCCGGCTTTTTATTTGATGCTTGCCCTCCGCTCCATGTTTCCCGTTGATATGCCCAGTTACCTGACTTTCATAATCATTGTTGCGATTCTCTCTCTGATTGGCTGGACTGGGCTTTCAAGGGTTATCAGGGGTATGGTGCTTTCCATAAGGGAGAACGATTACGTTAAGGCTGCGAGGGTGTTAGGAGGAAGCCATCTTTACGTTATAAGGAAGCACGTTATACCTTCTACTTTATCCTATGTTATTATAGCTGCGACTTTGAGCATTCCCGGTTACATTTTAGGTGAAGCGGCGCTCAGTTTGATTGGTTTGGGTATTCAGGAACCTTACCCTTCGTGGGGTAATATGCTTTCTGAAGCCAATAACGTTTACGTGTTGTCTGCCCATCCGTGGGTTCTTTCAGCAGGTGTTGCTATTTCTCTTGTTATTATTGCGTTCAACCTGTTAGGTGATGGTTTGAGAGACTACTTTGATGTGAAGATGGAGAGGTAG
- a CDS encoding ABC transporter permease, with protein sequence MFKYVLKRFFQMIPIIIGMTFISFIVIKLAPGDFFTQLEMNPSISKQTIEELRKIYGLDQNVFVQYFHWLLNALKFNLGYSFAYHKPVTALIEERLLNTLELTVTSFVLSWSISVPLGIIAGVYNGKLLDRLINFFSLLGLSVPNFFLAFLLMFFAAKTGWFPIGGVVSQDYDKLSFFGKILDRLWHMAIPLTVLVIGSVAGLLRLVRSTIIEELQKDYVKVAVAKGLPYRVVVMKHAFRNALSPFLTLIGFDIAGLLSGAVLVEIITAWPGLGRLMFEAVMAQDIFVVMGSLYIGGIMLLIGNLIADILLALNDPRVREREVEGRVG encoded by the coding sequence ATGTTCAAGTACGTTTTAAAGCGTTTTTTTCAGATGATACCTATCATTATAGGTATGACTTTTATCTCATTTATCGTTATAAAGTTGGCGCCGGGGGATTTTTTCACCCAGCTTGAAATGAATCCTTCCATATCAAAACAGACGATAGAGGAGCTGAGAAAGATTTATGGACTTGACCAGAACGTTTTTGTTCAGTATTTCCATTGGCTTTTGAACGCTTTAAAGTTTAATTTGGGTTATTCCTTTGCCTACCATAAGCCTGTTACTGCTTTAATAGAGGAAAGGCTCCTTAATACCCTTGAGTTAACTGTTACCTCTTTTGTCCTTTCCTGGTCTATTTCTGTTCCTTTAGGGATAATTGCCGGCGTTTATAACGGGAAATTGCTGGACAGACTTATTAACTTTTTTTCCCTTTTAGGTCTTTCCGTTCCCAACTTCTTTTTAGCCTTCCTTCTTATGTTTTTTGCAGCTAAAACCGGCTGGTTTCCCATAGGTGGTGTAGTTTCTCAGGATTACGATAAGTTGTCTTTTTTTGGAAAGATACTGGATAGGCTTTGGCATATGGCGATTCCTTTAACAGTTTTAGTTATAGGTTCTGTTGCCGGTTTGCTGAGACTCGTCAGAAGTACGATAATAGAGGAACTTCAAAAGGATTACGTTAAAGTGGCAGTTGCTAAAGGATTACCATACAGAGTTGTTGTTATGAAACACGCCTTCAGGAATGCGCTTTCTCCCTTCCTTACCCTTATCGGTTTTGACATTGCGGGACTTTTATCCGGTGCTGTTTTAGTTGAGATAATAACTGCCTGGCCTGGTCTTGGCAGATTGATGTTTGAAGCAGTTATGGCACAAGACATTTTCGTTGTTATGGGTTCACTTTACATTGGCGGGATTATGCTTCTTATCGGTAATTTGATAGCGGATATACTGCTGGCGCTCAATGACCCAAGAGTTAGAGAAAGAGAAGTAGAGGGCAGGGTTGGATAG
- a CDS encoding 2,5-diamino-6-(ribosylamino)-4(3H)-pyrimidinone 5'-phosphate reductase, translated as MERPYVMIVSEVTIDGKLTLAKGVSSKEIMKLMDEEANKYLHQIRAECDGIMVGANTVRIDNPNLTVRYVEGENPVRIIPSSKGDIPLDANVLNTSVAPTIIAVSEAAPKEKIEAFKEKGADVIVAGKDKVDFKELFKKLYEKGIKKLMVEGGSAVNWELIKNDLVDEIRLIHLPVVVGGDDVPSLTSGEGFKTLDAVKRFSIKRVFQCGNQVITEYQRL; from the coding sequence ATGGAAAGACCTTACGTAATGATAGTTTCAGAGGTAACAATTGATGGCAAGTTGACTCTTGCTAAGGGCGTTTCAAGTAAGGAGATAATGAAGCTTATGGACGAAGAAGCAAATAAATATTTGCATCAGATAAGAGCGGAGTGTGACGGCATTATGGTAGGTGCTAATACCGTCAGAATAGACAATCCCAACCTTACCGTTAGATACGTTGAGGGTGAAAATCCTGTCAGGATAATCCCTTCTTCTAAAGGAGATATCCCTCTTGATGCGAACGTCCTTAATACGTCTGTTGCACCTACGATAATAGCTGTAAGCGAAGCTGCTCCTAAGGAAAAGATAGAGGCATTTAAGGAAAAAGGAGCTGACGTTATCGTTGCAGGTAAGGATAAGGTGGACTTTAAGGAGCTTTTCAAAAAACTTTACGAGAAAGGCATAAAGAAGCTTATGGTTGAAGGTGGTAGCGCCGTTAACTGGGAGCTTATAAAGAACGACCTTGTTGATGAGATAAGACTTATCCACCTTCCTGTTGTTGTTGGTGGAGATGATGTTCCTTCTCTGACTTCAGGTGAAGGGTTTAAGACGCTTGATGCCGTTAAGAGATTTTCCATTAAAAGAGTGTTCCAGTGTGGTAATCAGGTAATTACAGAGTATCAGCGGCTTTAG
- a CDS encoding CDP-alcohol phosphatidyltransferase family protein, giving the protein MNITSKRDSLKKLYSPFGWLLAKANVSPNVITLLAVITGTFAAFLYYSGHPVLGAFLLFSSGILDLCDGYVAVNNRKATKFGAVFDWIADKWVDGFVLGAVALRFANDWIALLAVVSTMLHTFIKPVAYAEIGYSERTTGKIKDPLENTGFFGRPETFIVLFTASILYPLNHRILTYAIEFIAVMTFLSLMHRLYYLYKKYGREYEE; this is encoded by the coding sequence GTGAACATAACGAGTAAGAGGGATTCGCTGAAAAAACTTTACTCGCCCTTTGGCTGGCTTTTGGCTAAAGCTAACGTATCTCCAAACGTAATAACGCTTCTTGCGGTAATAACGGGAACGTTCGCAGCCTTTCTTTACTACTCTGGGCATCCCGTTTTGGGTGCGTTTTTGTTGTTTTCATCGGGGATTTTAGACCTTTGTGATGGGTACGTAGCCGTTAACAACAGGAAGGCTACGAAGTTTGGTGCCGTTTTTGACTGGATAGCAGATAAGTGGGTTGATGGTTTTGTTTTGGGGGCTGTAGCTCTGAGGTTTGCCAACGACTGGATAGCGCTTTTAGCCGTTGTTTCAACGATGCTTCACACCTTTATAAAGCCTGTTGCCTATGCAGAGATAGGTTACTCTGAAAGAACTACCGGTAAAATTAAAGACCCTCTTGAAAATACTGGATTCTTTGGAAGACCGGAAACGTTTATCGTTCTCTTTACAGCTTCAATTCTCTATCCTTTAAACCATAGGATTTTGACCTATGCAATAGAGTTTATAGCTGTTATGACTTTCTTATCGCTTATGCACAGGCTTTACTACCTTTATAAAAAATACGGCAGAGAGTATGAGGAGTAA